A stretch of Candidatus Vicinibacter affinis DNA encodes these proteins:
- a CDS encoding LytTR family transcriptional regulator: MDEVSCICSEGGNYTYLHFGSSEKKILISKNIGEFEYLSDVSDFFRIHQSYFVNLKYVRHLGKSEDGDVVVLKNGETLPLSRRKKDEFKERMAKFH, from the coding sequence TTGGATGAGGTAAGTTGCATTTGTTCAGAAGGAGGAAACTATACGTATTTACATTTTGGCTCATCTGAAAAGAAAATTCTGATTTCTAAGAATATTGGAGAGTTTGAATATTTGTCTGATGTTTCAGATTTCTTTAGAATTCATCAAAGTTATTTTGTAAATTTAAAATATGTGCGTCACCTTGGTAAATCAGAAGATGGTGACGTAGTGGTATTGAAAAATGGAGAAACATTGCCCTTGTCAAGACGCAAGAAGGATGAATTTAAAGAACGTATGGCTAAGTTTCATTAA
- a CDS encoding response regulator, whose product MKKWKAYIIDDEIDARILLHDMLSKMIEIEVIGEAASYKEAIKLLEHGQPEVIFLDINLGDGNAFDLLRHIGDRNFEVIFTTAYDHFGMAAFKANAVDYLLKPFNEEELSEAFVRLKKTDANFSNLTNLKYMEQDLQQKKNQ is encoded by the coding sequence ATGAAGAAGTGGAAAGCTTACATCATTGATGACGAAATAGATGCCAGAATATTGCTTCATGATATGTTATCAAAAATGATAGAGATTGAAGTTATTGGTGAGGCAGCGAGCTATAAAGAGGCAATAAAATTACTTGAACATGGTCAGCCGGAAGTAATTTTTCTGGATATTAATCTTGGAGATGGCAATGCCTTTGACTTGTTGAGACATATTGGTGATAGAAATTTCGAGGTTATTTTTACTACTGCGTATGATCATTTTGGAATGGCAGCTTTTAAAGCTAATGCGGTAGATTACTTATTAAAACCTTTCAATGAGGAAGAATTGAGTGAGGCATTTGTAAGGCTCAAGAAGACAGATGCCAATTTTTCCAATTTGACAAATTTGAAGTATATGGAGCAGGATTTACAACAAAAAAAGAATCAGTAG
- a CDS encoding histidine kinase, with protein sequence MKVPRLIICTVVIYIIFLNLTLAQSNFYKITNFTTYDGLPSNEVFTTFQDNEGFIWVGTKLGVSKFDGYSFQNYGFNDGLKDLTISQITQDELGCIWVCSVYGNIYKLVNNKFESYIFQECIDDYRAQFAYISGFEMNIRGGGNNPELILGMFNVGFLKIDENGFKHLYQSDHTPSQLYYCSSKSNIVIAQTFLKGILYRCDGCVMNTKVYNFDGQKFNFITNIHNINIQSTYVRQFDSIIILGFTEQLVSIDKKSKVVNVNINYPYVTGCVQLDSTSFLITHYIKKGIFNVKRSSKSFELVKEIFIDDGIRGIFKDKQGSFWISSYFSGLYQLVRNNYLRKFDFNLDKVKFPYSRKICIDTLNKLFYTNTFSNDIQEFNLASLQSVRYKSSDPFISSMRFSSTGVNVAFRNGAIRICEGIKYSIKHKYFENFYLTGFSPFVSLDSSLAFNGTDAFVLTKDTLFPIFKNTSPSSKNRILDICSGVDRSVIIAKLDGLYKLKDSAFVKYFNLDTLIKSTISVLFSEGESGLWVGTNSEGIYIEHNKIIYHLTKEEGLLSNQIIKIISDYRGNYYVLSNKGIDLVYLKNAKWEIRNLNYLCDLFKESVTDITAYDSILWIATYKDIYIAQIPKIENITYKPLLVEFKYIEGNSLISPYRIKSDHNDLSVSWCSLDLEKLGNIKYRYKIKEEDSWIETNDRKILLMSLKPWNYQLQVQAQNSNGQWSQSLVIPFQILQPWWKSFYFILFCFILFLLTLWLVVKSKISAIHKETKVQNTIFRLTNQALISQINPHFIFNCVNSIKLLIKRQDNAYAEKYLGYFSKLLRTTLSATRKENWTIAEEIDLLENYVKLENLRLKNKIYFTSHVDEKIDIHLLILPSMLCQTLVENSIKHGITNDETILNIKLNIEKLNEQLLQLEISDDGMGFGKVIDKEVSMGKEGIQLGLELTRQRLKLFNDNAKENYLFVESPIDGFLEQGTKISLLIKILT encoded by the coding sequence ATGAAGGTACCCAGATTAATTATTTGTACTGTTGTTATTTATATAATTTTCTTAAATTTGACTTTGGCCCAATCTAATTTTTATAAGATAACCAATTTTACCACCTATGATGGACTACCCAGCAACGAAGTATTTACCACATTTCAAGATAACGAGGGTTTTATATGGGTGGGAACTAAATTGGGAGTTTCAAAATTTGATGGATATTCATTTCAGAATTATGGATTTAATGACGGTTTAAAAGACTTGACAATATCGCAAATCACGCAAGATGAACTCGGCTGTATTTGGGTGTGTTCTGTGTATGGAAATATTTATAAACTAGTTAATAATAAATTTGAATCCTATATTTTTCAAGAATGCATTGATGACTATAGGGCCCAGTTTGCTTACATTTCTGGATTCGAAATGAATATTCGAGGGGGTGGAAATAATCCTGAATTGATATTGGGAATGTTTAATGTTGGTTTTTTGAAAATTGATGAAAATGGATTTAAGCATTTGTACCAATCCGATCATACACCATCTCAACTTTACTACTGCTCTTCAAAATCAAATATTGTGATTGCCCAAACATTCCTTAAAGGTATTTTATATCGGTGCGATGGTTGTGTAATGAATACTAAAGTTTATAATTTTGATGGACAAAAATTCAATTTCATAACAAATATTCATAATATAAATATTCAATCTACTTATGTTCGTCAATTTGACAGTATAATTATCTTAGGTTTTACGGAACAATTGGTCAGTATAGATAAGAAGTCTAAAGTTGTAAATGTAAATATTAATTATCCCTATGTAACGGGATGTGTCCAACTTGATTCTACTAGTTTTTTGATTACACACTATATTAAAAAGGGCATTTTTAATGTAAAGAGATCTTCAAAATCTTTTGAATTGGTAAAAGAAATTTTTATTGATGATGGAATCCGAGGTATTTTTAAAGATAAGCAGGGTTCCTTTTGGATTTCAAGTTATTTCTCAGGGTTATATCAGCTTGTTCGCAATAATTATTTGAGAAAATTTGATTTTAACCTGGATAAAGTTAAATTTCCTTATAGTAGAAAAATTTGCATTGACACTTTGAATAAATTATTTTATACAAACACTTTCTCCAATGATATTCAAGAGTTTAACCTAGCTAGTTTACAAAGTGTACGGTATAAAAGTAGTGACCCATTTATTAGCAGTATGCGTTTTTCTTCTACCGGAGTAAATGTGGCTTTTAGAAATGGTGCTATTCGAATTTGTGAGGGGATCAAGTATTCAATAAAGCATAAATATTTTGAGAACTTTTATTTAACTGGATTTAGCCCTTTCGTTAGTCTGGATAGTTCATTGGCATTTAATGGAACGGATGCATTTGTTTTGACTAAAGATACCTTATTTCCGATTTTTAAGAATACTTCTCCTTCATCAAAGAACCGTATTTTAGACATTTGTTCGGGTGTAGATAGATCAGTTATTATTGCAAAATTGGATGGTCTATATAAGCTTAAGGATAGTGCTTTTGTAAAATATTTTAACTTGGATACATTAATTAAATCAACTATAAGTGTTTTATTTAGCGAAGGTGAAAGTGGGTTATGGGTTGGCACAAATTCAGAGGGAATATATATTGAGCATAATAAAATAATTTATCATTTGACAAAAGAAGAAGGTTTGTTGTCTAATCAAATTATTAAAATTATTTCTGATTATAGAGGTAATTATTATGTCTTATCAAATAAAGGTATTGACTTAGTTTATTTGAAGAATGCTAAATGGGAAATACGAAATTTAAATTATTTATGTGATTTGTTCAAAGAATCTGTTACAGATATAACAGCCTATGATTCTATACTTTGGATTGCGACATATAAAGATATATATATAGCACAAATTCCTAAGATTGAGAATATTACTTACAAGCCTTTGTTGGTTGAATTCAAATACATTGAAGGTAACTCCTTAATTTCTCCTTACCGTATTAAATCTGATCATAATGATCTTTCCGTTTCCTGGTGTTCTCTTGATCTTGAAAAATTGGGTAACATAAAATATCGATATAAAATAAAGGAGGAGGACAGCTGGATTGAAACAAATGATAGAAAAATTTTACTGATGTCTCTAAAACCTTGGAATTATCAGCTTCAGGTGCAGGCTCAAAATTCAAATGGACAATGGAGTCAATCTTTGGTTATCCCATTTCAGATTTTGCAACCATGGTGGAAATCATTTTATTTTATTTTATTTTGTTTTATCCTATTTCTATTAACTCTTTGGCTGGTTGTAAAGAGTAAGATCAGTGCAATTCATAAAGAAACGAAAGTTCAGAATACTATTTTTAGGTTGACCAATCAAGCATTAATTTCTCAAATTAACCCTCACTTTATCTTTAATTGTGTGAATTCAATTAAATTATTGATCAAAAGACAAGATAATGCTTATGCAGAGAAATACCTTGGATATTTTTCTAAATTGTTGAGAACAACATTGAGTGCAACTAGAAAAGAAAATTGGACAATTGCTGAAGAAATTGACCTATTGGAAAATTATGTTAAACTTGAAAATTTACGATTGAAGAATAAAATATATTTTACTTCTCATGTTGATGAAAAAATTGATATTCATTTATTAATTTTACCATCCATGTTATGTCAAACATTAGTGGAGAATTCTATTAAACACGGAATAACAAATGATGAAACAATTTTAAATATAAAGCTCAACATTGAAAAATTGAATGAGCAATTATTGCAACTAGAAATATCAGATGATGGGATGGGGTTTGGAAAAGTTATAGATAAGGAGGTAAGTATGGGAAAAGAAGGAATTCAGTTGGGATTGGAATTGACCAGACAACGTTTGAAGTTATTTAATGATAATGCTAAGGAGAATTATTTATTTGTGGAATCACCTATTGATGGTTTTTTGGAACAAGGAACAAAAATTAGCTTACTTATAAAGATATTGACATGA
- a CDS encoding T9SS type A sorting domain-containing protein yields the protein MDNDGGNTSSLDPEEYLSSFSLPPTSVSLGLSINGTNVEPTGEGRSGWINWTMAVGISSLSFTYNRFDNRYGILLDSIAFDCTLDCCPVFRATKDSASCSIKWVRQQDPCTDTIRSISITLDNGNFGPGGITSTCTGLVFSPISYIGNNSVNITKVCLIPFGGNITANITAKDCTKPVLAIFKITMASGKVCSSEEILKCACPPNPPCCAKVQSLFTVCEPMHDLLHGKFTITNLDPSSPICKVKISASPSTSFSNSGLMIDNNTLIPGSFWNPMMIPGTGTISVLNYIMFSLATDISYTGNITITVMKCDSTMCTFTVKWKGKSGPTSTIRPVQIPLQIETGYGLSAYQFQLKGSGNNPIAAKYCSIGMDTNDCPKIFAISGAMHSSDSFPTYLEPVELAQMGNNNAFFGLCCPRPLKQGESSGLFNLVLKVKKEKGKTTPLRITLFDDEGGIIYSDTLIVNNLTTDVSTSIIEIDEKDNPFNENLISVYPNPAANDLTIEYILGNAQMIKLELFNSNGILVKELVKERKSAGLNQLLLDITNLTAGAYFIKMHSESDVSNVKFEVVK from the coding sequence TTGGACAACGATGGTGGTAATACTTCAAGTCTGGATCCAGAAGAATATTTAAGTAGCTTTTCTCTGCCTCCAACTAGTGTTTCTTTAGGATTATCAATAAATGGTACAAATGTAGAACCAACTGGGGAAGGGAGAAGTGGCTGGATTAATTGGACTATGGCTGTTGGAATTTCATCATTATCCTTTACATATAATAGATTTGATAACCGCTATGGAATCCTATTAGATAGTATTGCATTTGATTGCACTTTAGATTGCTGTCCTGTTTTTAGAGCTACAAAAGATAGTGCATCTTGTAGTATAAAATGGGTGAGGCAACAAGACCCATGTACAGATACAATACGGTCCATTTCTATTACTTTAGATAATGGGAATTTTGGTCCTGGAGGAATTACATCAACTTGCACGGGATTAGTATTTAGCCCAATAAGTTATATTGGTAATAATTCTGTGAATATTACTAAAGTATGCTTGATTCCTTTTGGAGGAAACATTACTGCTAATATTACCGCAAAGGATTGTACAAAACCTGTATTAGCGATTTTTAAAATAACCATGGCCAGTGGAAAAGTATGCTCGTCTGAGGAAATTTTAAAATGTGCTTGCCCACCCAATCCGCCATGTTGTGCAAAAGTGCAATCATTATTTACTGTATGTGAGCCTATGCATGATCTACTTCATGGAAAGTTTACGATCACAAATTTAGACCCTAGTTCACCAATTTGCAAAGTAAAAATATCAGCATCCCCATCTACTTCATTTTCAAACTCCGGATTAATGATAGATAACAATACACTAATACCAGGAAGTTTTTGGAACCCTATGATGATTCCTGGTACAGGAACTATATCAGTATTGAATTACATTATGTTTTCCCTTGCTACTGATATTAGTTATACTGGTAATATTACAATAACAGTTATGAAATGTGATTCCACGATGTGTACATTTACTGTTAAGTGGAAAGGAAAATCGGGACCTACCAGCACTATAAGACCTGTTCAGATTCCGTTACAGATTGAAACCGGTTATGGTCTTTCTGCATACCAATTCCAATTAAAAGGAAGTGGTAACAATCCTATTGCAGCCAAATATTGTTCTATTGGAATGGATACTAATGACTGTCCAAAGATATTTGCAATTTCTGGAGCCATGCATTCTTCAGATTCATTTCCAACTTATTTGGAGCCCGTGGAACTTGCTCAGATGGGCAATAACAATGCATTTTTTGGCCTTTGTTGCCCAAGACCTTTAAAGCAAGGTGAATCTTCTGGACTTTTTAATCTGGTTCTTAAGGTCAAGAAAGAGAAGGGAAAGACCACGCCATTAAGGATTACATTATTTGATGATGAAGGTGGAATTATTTATTCTGATACGCTCATTGTAAATAATTTGACTACGGATGTTTCGACAAGCATTATTGAAATTGATGAAAAGGATAATCCTTTTAATGAAAATTTGATTTCTGTATATCCTAATCCTGCTGCAAATGATCTGACTATAGAATATATTCTGGGTAATGCACAAATGATTAAATTGGAATTATTTAACTCGAATGGAATATTGGTAAAAGAACTGGTCAAGGAAAGAAAATCAGCAGGATTGAACCAATTGCTTTTGGATATAACAAATTTAACTGCTGGTGCATACTTTATCAAGATGCATTCTGAAAGTGATGTAAGTAATGTTAAGTTTGAAGTTGTAAAATAG
- a CDS encoding M48 family metalloprotease, whose amino-acid sequence MWSIRKTLIFIISLQYIGVFSAYTQIYIPLETSDSLQKKEAIEIFQHSVSNFLRSLKSEVKRNTWSKINQNSVAFSRDYQNQIEANQFIYDKRIIGLVQNILTEICLPNNLNFREFQIMVSKNHSLNAFCLPYGTIVLHLGVFHWLQNEDQVASVLCHEVAHYLLKHSIVSQIRTVEDNKIQKQTRKVLNSGYGKTEKALTLYRSFLYENSELSRRNELQADSLGYILYKNTNYNSHDYKIAMSRMELYDTVKIDSLKISTLSQLFGIEGVEINPYLFSNVEYSKIDFYVEDKLINKDSLLSHPQVKIRINYLESLFPELKQNSSNLVSELYKEISYKAFMEQAPNLFNSKYYGDCLYLCMLHIQNEFQSEYHKVWMSKCLKEIYLARKSYTLSKYIDGLDPKVQNIAYYRFLKILWELNIDELKLLVDYYS is encoded by the coding sequence ATGTGGAGCATTAGAAAAACATTGATTTTTATTATTAGTTTACAATATATAGGAGTTTTTTCAGCATATACACAAATATATATACCTCTGGAAACTTCTGACTCTTTACAAAAAAAGGAAGCCATAGAAATATTTCAACATTCTGTTAGTAATTTTTTACGCTCATTAAAAAGTGAGGTTAAGAGAAATACCTGGAGCAAAATAAATCAAAATTCTGTTGCATTCTCAAGGGATTACCAAAATCAAATTGAAGCCAATCAGTTTATTTATGATAAAAGAATAATCGGATTAGTACAGAATATATTGACCGAGATTTGTTTACCAAATAATTTGAATTTTCGTGAATTTCAAATTATGGTTTCGAAGAACCACAGTCTTAACGCCTTTTGCTTACCTTATGGTACTATTGTATTACATTTGGGTGTATTTCATTGGTTGCAAAATGAAGATCAAGTAGCGAGTGTGTTGTGTCATGAAGTCGCTCATTATTTATTGAAGCATTCGATAGTGTCTCAAATTAGAACAGTTGAGGACAATAAAATACAGAAACAAACACGAAAGGTATTAAATTCTGGATATGGTAAAACGGAAAAGGCTTTAACCCTATATCGATCTTTTTTGTACGAAAATAGTGAACTAAGCAGAAGGAATGAATTGCAAGCTGATTCTTTAGGATATATATTGTATAAAAATACAAATTATAATTCTCATGATTATAAAATTGCTATGTCTAGAATGGAATTATATGATACTGTAAAAATAGATTCCTTGAAGATTTCTACCCTCTCTCAATTATTTGGTATTGAAGGAGTTGAAATTAACCCATATTTATTCTCAAATGTGGAATATTCGAAAATTGATTTTTATGTAGAGGATAAGTTAATCAATAAGGATTCACTATTGTCTCATCCGCAAGTAAAAATTAGAATTAATTATTTGGAGTCCTTATTTCCTGAATTAAAGCAAAACAGTTCTAATCTTGTTAGTGAATTATATAAGGAGATTTCATACAAAGCATTTATGGAACAAGCCCCAAATCTATTCAATAGTAAATACTACGGAGATTGCTTGTATTTATGTATGCTTCATATTCAAAATGAATTTCAGTCAGAGTACCATAAAGTATGGATGAGTAAATGTTTAAAAGAAATATATCTGGCTAGAAAATCTTACACTTTAAGTAAGTATATTGATGGTTTAGATCCCAAAGTACAGAACATAGCCTATTATAGGTTCCTTAAAATTCTATGGGAACTTAATATTGATGAGTTAAAACTTTTAGTAGATTATTATTCTTGA
- a CDS encoding HYR domain-containing protein: MICNRVLDFDGINDQVLCNTPNIRSTAFTIEFWFKSENNRQGNCDTNSLTAFNWIFSFAGDKFGLGDCKGNLKLIYSPYCPTGNSYCETVPSFPINDTKWHHFAFGKDSSSGADMWIDGKHFFYLGKSNFILPEVFRIGNSYTSNNGNTFRGKIDEFRIWAYKKSAFEIQNQLYCQLKGNEDSLITYYTIEQGIPEGNNSIIGTIIDYSPKLNHGLLRNFNLNGKTSNIVCSDTLQLDSTCLNKNCKVNFEVQSLSCNQVKFFALPAFQPNNDSLTYHWVGTNTNFNTNQKNPEYTFIEGTGKYEICLTVKSRTCEAVFCQILNIHIPGPPSFLSCPEKTILYGCEAKYPINVFAFDSCTKMNILPICKRDDLKMLDEAYSIGITNVTCTAISASGDSNVCKIQIEVKDTIPPVCDLSIYTIVLNNSGTAELREDFTKNFVHDNCSSVSVSPFGISFNCTHIGVTIPAQFEMKDAFGNKRNCSFIIKVEDRTDPSCIGRDTVISASNEVGANLNFSISTFDNCTVNFQSCTPVSGSLFPCGPTIVACTVQDVSGNLGRCSFKVDVIDCNTCCKDEIQFNKLLNNDFTLESRWSQAQNCEIQLYPPNLSDCQYIGQLRWGDGTITNGKFPDTLDFIHEYLGPGKFKVCITIKEGIDSSCFLGTICSDIQINNDCKLTVDTDNPLGTNILIFPNPAHEKIQIQSQISFNRLEIYNLDGRKLMCLNESHLTNQTVIDIRSLNSGAYIIKLWNIIGDHILTKFFKL, encoded by the coding sequence ATGATCTGCAATAGAGTATTAGATTTTGATGGGATAAACGATCAAGTCCTTTGTAATACTCCAAACATAAGATCAACAGCTTTTACGATTGAATTTTGGTTTAAATCTGAAAATAATAGACAAGGTAATTGTGACACCAATAGTTTAACAGCATTTAATTGGATTTTTAGCTTTGCTGGGGATAAATTCGGATTAGGAGACTGTAAAGGAAACCTTAAATTAATATATTCTCCCTATTGTCCAACTGGAAACTCTTACTGTGAAACTGTTCCATCATTTCCTATCAATGATACTAAATGGCATCATTTTGCATTTGGAAAGGATAGTTCCAGTGGCGCTGATATGTGGATTGATGGCAAACATTTTTTCTATTTAGGTAAATCTAACTTTATTCTGCCGGAAGTTTTTAGAATTGGAAATAGTTATACGTCGAACAATGGCAATACATTCCGCGGAAAGATAGATGAATTTAGAATATGGGCATATAAGAAAAGTGCATTTGAAATTCAAAATCAACTTTATTGTCAATTGAAAGGCAATGAAGATAGTTTAATTACCTATTATACTATTGAACAAGGTATTCCAGAAGGAAATAATTCAATAATTGGTACAATAATCGATTATTCTCCTAAATTGAATCATGGCCTATTAAGGAATTTTAACTTAAATGGTAAAACTTCAAATATAGTTTGCAGTGACACTTTACAATTGGATAGCACTTGTCTCAATAAAAATTGTAAAGTAAACTTTGAAGTACAATCCTTAAGTTGCAACCAAGTTAAATTTTTTGCTTTACCAGCCTTCCAACCTAATAATGATAGCTTAACTTATCACTGGGTTGGAACCAATACTAACTTCAATACAAATCAAAAAAATCCTGAATACACTTTTATTGAAGGAACGGGAAAATACGAAATCTGCTTGACCGTCAAAAGCAGAACCTGTGAAGCGGTGTTTTGTCAAATTCTCAATATCCATATACCAGGTCCTCCAAGTTTTTTGAGTTGTCCAGAGAAAACAATACTCTACGGCTGTGAGGCCAAGTATCCTATAAATGTTTTCGCCTTTGATTCCTGTACTAAAATGAACATTCTCCCGATCTGCAAACGAGATGATCTTAAAATGTTGGATGAGGCTTATTCCATAGGAATCACAAACGTAACTTGCACTGCAATTTCTGCATCTGGTGATAGCAATGTTTGTAAAATTCAAATTGAAGTAAAAGACACGATTCCCCCGGTTTGTGATTTGTCTATATATACAATTGTATTAAACAATTCGGGTACTGCTGAACTCCGAGAAGACTTTACTAAAAATTTTGTTCATGATAATTGTTCATCCGTTTCCGTTTCCCCCTTTGGAATTAGTTTTAATTGCACTCATATAGGAGTAACGATTCCTGCTCAATTTGAAATGAAAGATGCTTTTGGAAATAAGAGGAATTGCTCGTTTATTATTAAAGTGGAGGACCGTACGGATCCAAGTTGTATAGGTAGAGATACAGTTATTTCAGCAAGCAATGAAGTCGGTGCCAATTTGAATTTTTCAATTTCCACATTTGATAATTGCACTGTAAATTTTCAATCTTGTACACCTGTAAGCGGGTCTTTATTTCCATGTGGACCTACTATTGTGGCCTGCACGGTGCAAGATGTATCAGGTAATTTAGGTCGATGTAGTTTTAAAGTTGATGTAATTGATTGCAACACATGTTGCAAAGATGAGATACAATTTAATAAATTATTGAATAATGACTTTACATTAGAATCGCGATGGAGCCAAGCTCAAAATTGTGAAATTCAATTATACCCACCGAATTTGAGTGATTGCCAATACATAGGTCAACTCAGATGGGGAGATGGCACCATAACCAATGGAAAATTTCCAGATACACTCGATTTTATCCATGAATATTTAGGTCCTGGAAAATTCAAAGTCTGTATAACGATAAAGGAAGGGATAGACAGTTCTTGTTTTTTAGGTACTATTTGTTCTGATATCCAAATTAATAATGATTGTAAACTAACAGTCGACACGGATAATCCTTTAGGGACAAACATTCTTATTTTTCCAAATCCTGCCCATGAAAAAATTCAAATTCAATCACAAATTTCATTTAATAGGTTGGAAATTTATAATCTGGATGGCCGGAAATTAATGTGTTTGAATGAGTCGCACTTAACAAATCAGACTGTGATTGATATTAGGTCATTAAATTCGGGAGCGTATATTATTAAATTGTGGAATATTATAGGAGACCATATATTAACTAAATTTTTTAAGCTTTAA